In Mauremys reevesii isolate NIE-2019 linkage group 8, ASM1616193v1, whole genome shotgun sequence, a single genomic region encodes these proteins:
- the FNDC9 gene encoding fibronectin type III domain-containing protein 9, which translates to MNIEVRNISDTRATVSWSTNIPCPENYYHVMYRPNWNSVFAGYLRQNFHREERVPHSRSSLVLHRLTPSTVYILCVTCKNSYPSSNHCTTFHTLDQHPPALRGLKQESATSMWMVSSLLLLCFTAFLVYGCLQFWSSRCHKVSRLGQYSANPEREAGEQTSSPEGTLSTRMKEELLEVPMTAVLMRSSSFTTESPYRSPHCFFPIQSSDDKRAILPQHGFK; encoded by the coding sequence ATGAACATTGAAGTCCGCAACATCTCTGACACAAGAGCCACCGTCTCCTGGTCCACAAACATCCCCTGCCCCGAGAATTATTACCACGTCATGTACCGTCCCAACTGGAACAGCGTCTTCGCAGGCTACTTGCGCCAGAACTTCCACCGCGAGGAGAGGGTCCCCCACTCCCGTAGCTCCCTGGTCCTTCACAGACTCACTCCCTCCACCGTCTACATCCTGTGCGTCACATGTAAAAACTCCTACCCCTCCAGCAACCACTGCACAACCTTCCACACCCTCGACCAGCACCCGCCGGCCTTGCGTGGCTTGAAGCAGGAATCTGCCACCTCCATGTGGATGGTGAGCAGCCTATTACTGCTCTGCTTTACGGCCTTCTTGGTCTATGGCTGCTTGCAGTTCTGGTCCTCAAGGTGCCACAAAGTGTCAAGGCTGGGGCAGTACAGTGCCAACCCAGAGAGGGAAGCGGGTGAACAGACAAGTTCGCCTGAGGGGACTCTGAGCACCAGAATGAAGGAGGAGCTGTTGGAAGTCCCCATGACGGCTGTCCTAATGAGGAGTTCCAGTTTCACGACAGAGAGCCCGTATAGGTCCCCCCACTGCTTCTTTCCCATCCAAAGCAGTGATGACAAAAGGGCCATCTTACCTCAGCACGGGTTCAAATGA